One genomic segment of Balaenoptera musculus isolate JJ_BM4_2016_0621 chromosome 11, mBalMus1.pri.v3, whole genome shotgun sequence includes these proteins:
- the LOC118903998 gene encoding histone H2B type 1-C/E/F/G/I-like, translating into MPESAKSTFAPKKGSKKAVTKAQKKDGKKRKRSRKESYSVYVYKVLKQVHPDTGISSKAMGIMNSFVNDIFERIAGEASRLAHYNKRSTITSREIQTAVRLLLPGELAKHAVSEGTKAVTKYTSSK; encoded by the coding sequence ATGCCGGAGTCTGCCAAGTCCACTTTTGCTCCAAAGAAGGGTTCCAAAAAGGCGGTGACCAAGGCCCAGAAAAAAGATGGTAAGAAGCGCAAGCGCAGTCGCAAGGAAAGCTACTCCGTGTACGTGTACAAAGTGCTGAAGCAGGTGCACCCGGACACTGGTATCTCGTCTAAAGCCATGGGCATCATGAATTCGTTCGTTAACGACATCTTCGAGCGCATCGCGGGCGAGGCGTCGCGCCTGGCGCATTACAACAAGCGCTCTACCATCACCTCCAGGGAGATCCAGACGGCCGTGCGCCTGCTGCTGCCCGGCGAGCTGGCCAAGCACGCCGTGTCAGAGGGCACCAAGGCTGTCACCAAGTACACCAGCTCCAAGTGA
- the LOC118903993 gene encoding histone H2A type 1-J-like, which produces MSGRGKQGGKARAKSKTRSSRAGLQFPVGRVHRLLRKGNYAERVGAGAPLYLAAVLEYLTAEILELAGNAARDNKKTRIIPRHLQLAIRNDEELNKLLGKVTIAQGGVLPNIQAVLLPKKTESHHKTK; this is translated from the coding sequence ATGTCTGGGCGAGGGAAACAAGGCGGGAAGGCTCGCGCCAAGTCTAAGACCCGCTCGTCGCGGGCCGGGCTCCAATTCCCCGTGGGCCGAGTGCACCGTTTGCTCCGCAAAGGCAACTACGCTGAGCGGGTTGGGGCCGGCGCGCCGTTGTATCTGGCGGCGGTGTTGGAGTACCTGACGGCCGAGATTTTGGAGCTGGCGGGCAACGCGGCCCGCGACAACAAGAAGACGCGCATTATCCCGCGTCATTTGCAGCTGGCCATTCGCAACGACGAGGAGCTCAACAAGCTGCTGGGTAAAGTCACTATCGCGCAGGGTGGTGTCCTGCCTAACATCCAGGCCGTGCTACTGCCCAAGAAGACTGAGAGCCACCACAAGACCAAGTAG
- the LOC118903989 gene encoding histone H2A type 1, translated as MSGRGKQGGKARAKAKTRSSRAGLQFPVGRVHRLLRKGNYAERVGAGAPVYLAAVLEYLTAEILELAGNAARDNKKTRIIPRHLQLAIRNDEELNKLLGKVTIAQGGVLPNIQAVLLPKKTESHHKAKGK; from the coding sequence ATGTCCGGGCGAGGCAAACAAGGCGGTAAGGCTCGCGCCAAGGCTAAGACTCGCTCTTCGCGGGCCGGGCTTCAGTTCCCTGTGGGCCGAGTGCACCGTCTTCTCCGCAAGGGCAACTACGCCGAGCGGGTCGGGGCCGGCGCGCCGGTGTACCTGGCGGCGGTGCTGGAGTACCTGACGGCCGAGATCTTGGAGCTGGCGGGCAACGCGGCCCGCGACAACAAGAAGACGCGTATCATTCCGCGCCACCTGCAGCTGGCCATCCGCAACGACGAGGAGCTCAACAAGCTGCTGGGTAAAGTCACCATCGCGCAGGGTGGTGTCTTGCCCAACATCCAGGCCGTGCTGCTGCCCAAGAAGACTGAGAGCCACCACAAGGCCAAAGGCAAATAG
- the LOC118903985 gene encoding histone H3.1: MARTKQTARKSTGGKAPRKQLATKAARKSAPATGGVKKPHRYRPGTVALREIRRYQKSTELLIRKLPFQRLVREIAQDFKTDLRFQSSAVMALQEACEAYLVGLFEDTNLCAIHAKRVTIMPKDIQLARRIRGERA, from the coding sequence ATGGCTCGTACTAAGCAGACCGCTCGCAAGTCCACCGGCGGCAAGGCGCCGCGCAAGCAGCTGGCCACCAAGGCGGCACGGAAGAGCGCACCGGCCACGGGCGGCGTGAAGAAGCCGCACCGCTACCGGCCCGGCACGGTGGCCCTGCGCGAGATCCGCCGCTACCAGAAGTCCACGGAGCTGCTCATCCGCAAGCTGCCGTTCCAGCGCCTGGTGCGCGAGATCGCGCAGGACTTCAAGACCGACCTGCGCTTCCAGAGCTCGGCTGTGATGGCGCTGCAGGAGGCGTGCGAGGCCTACCTGGTGGGGCTCTTCGAGGACACCAACCTGTGTGCCATCCACGCCAAGCGCGTCACCATCATGCCCAAGGACATCCAGCTTGCCCGCCGCATCCGCGGGGAGAGGGCGTGA